The DNA sequence CCCTGACAGGGAGATCCAACAGCAGTATTTCATCcctgaaaaatgcagtttagtTCATGCCTGTAGTGAAACCCCCTTAAAAATGATCTCAAAGTGAGATGTGACCTGCTCCAGGTTGCCCACACAGATCAGGGACACCAAAGACATCCAGCTGAAGCAAACACCCAAAATGAGCTCAGTTTGTTGCTAAAACCCAAGGATGGAGTTTCCAAGACAAGCAGTGTCTCCCCTGAATTTCTTGGCAGAGATCCCTACTCCTGCAGAAAGGCTTGGGAGCCAGATCTTCATATTTtttggagaggcagcagcagataTTTGATGAGCTCTATGAATAGAGTTGTTGATTCactgcaaaacacaggaaaaactgGGGAGAAAACAAATCAAGTCAATTTAAACTGCTGACACGTTCCTGGGTTGGGGAGGGAAATGTAAAAAGTGTTTTGAAGCAAGGCAATCACTTGGTAGCCCCCACAGCAGAATGAATTTCTTATTTGACCATAAGTatattcagaataaaattactAAGTGTGATTTgagaactaaaaaaaacccctttttgaaaaatttctgGAAATACTGAGCAATGGTTTTcaatgaagaaaatgcaaatataacCCATTCAATATCTCCtattgaattaaaatatttagatattttgAATGAAGAATTTATCCTTCCTCTTGTGCTGGGGAACTGGAGAACAACAAAATGAAATCATGGTTCAACTTCCTGCCCCCATTTTGCTGATAAATGTGGATGCCCAGAGGTTTGGCCAAAGAGATGCATCTCTTGCAAGAGAATTCAGGGAACTGAGTTCCTTTTCAGCATTCAGGAGGCTTTTAAAACCTGCATTTACAAGAAATTATTctatttgtggggttttgttgtgaCATCAAAGATCAACAGCATGGAAGGGACCAAAGCTCAGTGTTTGAGCTGGAATTCACAACCCCCCAGGGTCCCTGAGCAGGAACTCCTGAGCTGTGATAACCCACCTCACCTTAAAAGCGAGTTCTGCAGGGTGATTAATTCACTCTGAAATTATTTACTTGTCTAAAtgtcagcaaaatattttgtgttcttaaaaaaaaacttcttttcaGTGACACTTTTCAACAGAAAGACTTTGCAGGTGCTGCCAGCACGGTTACAAAGGCTTTGGGCTTTTCATGAGCTCCTTTCAACACATTTTACCAAAAATTCCTCTTTCGGTGCCTTCCATGcgtgtgagcacacagcagagctgaggggcttGAACTTTTAGCTTTGgctttctcttatttttccctttacatGTGAACTTCTTACATTTCTGGTGCTCATTTGTGACATAATTAAAACAGCTCTCTCATGTATATTCTTGGAATTGTTACGGCAGGTTCTGCACCTTGGTGCCACCATCTCCAGGAATATTCCCAAATGTGTTCCAGAGTCAGAAGATAAAGGAATCTTCCCCATCCTCTTGGGTGTTCATGTCCACATTACAATATCATTAATTATTTTGCTCTGCAATAATTAGATCCTGTTTGAGGCCAGTATTTAAAGCAAGGCCAccaggcagcagaaaaaaaaaaaaattaaaaaatacataaaatctCATTAACCACTGAAGCCACTGGTGGGAAGATCCACTCTGAGGTATGAagtttctcctcttttcctcctcctttaaCTCCCCATGGACCCCTGAACACAATCAGGGTTATTCTCTTGCTGATCCCACACTCAGGAGATCTCGTGGCTGCTGAAGCCCCACGAGCACAGGACCAtcccctctgtgccaggctccAGGGGAGTTGTTGCTCCATGAAATCCTCAGGGAACACGTCCTGGCTGAAGGCACTGCTGGTGACCCAGCTTTCCCCCTGTGTTTTATGGATAATGATCTCCTGAGCAGCAAAACCAGTCGGGCCAGACGCTGCCCAGCCACCCGAGAGGGCTCCAGGGAGGTTGtttgcacagagctgtgacagTGGGGCATGAAAGGAGGTTAAATATGTTTTACTGAGCTTAGATTTGCCACCTCCCAACCTCAGCAGgtttatttcccttctctttgtATCCTGGGAGGCTGTAAATAACTTCAGTGCTTCCCAGGAGGTTGCTCTTGCAGCCACACAGTAAATGTGGGGTTGGATGTGGGTGGCAAGGGGTGTTTCCAATGGTCTGGAAGTTgtggctttgttttggtttttttttcttttactgaaaattaaataaaggtGAACTTCCATTCATCAAAATTTGAATGAAAAAGGAATATTCATTTAGACCTCACAAATGGAAAAttaagaaggaagaagagggcaggagcagagaacACTTAACTTGGCTCCCAGAGCTCTCATAGCGATGGACATTCCTGATGTGGGGGTCTTCCAGGTCaacagaaaatatgaatttaTCAGCctgaaaattaagttttctaCATTCCTAAGAATTTAACTCAATCAACACACTGAGAAGTCATTCAATTTCTACTGTTCCTTAGCTTTGGGCTCCCAGCTGCAAAGAAATAACTCTCCACACTCAAGAGGTTATTGAGAAATTGTTTTATTAAAGCTCAGCcagaagatgaaaataaatgtaaggGTTGCTGAGAGCACTGGGATGAGCTGCCAGGAACTGCCAGGACACAGAGGGACCTTCCACAAAGGGTCCCAAAAAACTTAACCAGGCCCCAGGCTTTAATTTGTGAGGTTTTGGGAAATTCAGGTGGTGATATGGGGACCAGAAAAAAGGGCCACTCTAAGtttccagcatttccagcacGTGGAGGATATTGGCTGGTTTAGCAAAGTGCAGGCTGAAGTAAAAGCCTGCAGATGCCCAAACCAATTGTGCAAATCCTCTCCTGGTGTCAGAGCATGGGATGAGCCATGAGGAACACCCAGGCCAAAGCTGACCCACTGCCTGACAAACCAGCAACGACCAAAATGCAACATGAATGCACCAAATAACCCCAAGGAAGGAGAAATTGGAGGAAGTGGGGTGAATCAGGATCGGGGTGTGGTGGAGGAACCTTCATGCTGCTCCTTGGTGGAACCAAGCCATTGGGTCCCCTCACAGGTAACCACAGTCCTGCCAAAAACTTCAACAGGCTTTTTGCCCTCTCTCCTTGAAACCAAGGAATGTGACAGTTCTGAAGTCAGGTTTTGGAGTGTTAAAAGTGCTTTTCTTGGCTGGGTGCTGCAATGGAGGTGCATGATGCCATCAAGATGTGCAAGGTCCCTGTGCCATCAAGCAAGGTGTGTATGATCTTTACATTATGTTATATAAGGTGTGCATATTGTCCTTATATAAATGCACAAGGTCTGCCTGGTCCCCGTGCTCCACACAAAGTGTGCAGGGTCCCTGTGCCATCAGGAAAGGTGCTGGCAGTCCTTGTGCCACTGTGCACGAGGTTCCTGGTCCTCGTGCTTCCAGGTGGGGTGTGAATGGTTATTCCATCACTGTGCAAGGTGCAGccagtccctgtgctgccatCCAAGGTGTGCACGGCCCCTGTGCCATCAGGAATGGTGTGCATGGTCCCTGTGCTGCCATCCAAGGTGTGCACGGTCCCTGTGCCATCAGGAATGGTGTGCATGGTCCCTGTGCTGCCATCCAAGGTGTGCATGGTCCCTGTGCCATCAGGAATGGTGTGCAtggtccctgtgccagcagacATGGTGTGCATGGTCCCTGTGCCATCAGGGAAGCTGTGTGTGATCCCCATGCTGCCATGTGAGGTGTGCATGGACCCTCCATCCCTGAGCAAGTCGTGCATGGTCTCTGTGCCATCAAGGAAGGCGTGCATGGCCCTCACACCATTTTACAAGGTACGCATGGTCCTCACACCATCATACAAGGTGTCCACGTCTCCTGCCCCGCTGTTCCAGGAGCCCAGGACATCCTCCCTCCCACCAGACGCCGTTTCTCGCCCGGCGCGGGGTGAATCCCCGAGCGCTGCTGCAaagcccccgcagccccggctcAGCGCAGGCCCCggccggggcagggcaggcaggggcagcaggagcagaggccGAGAGCCGCCGTCAGCAGGGCCGAGAGCCGCGACGGCCGCTGGTATTTGCGGGCTCTCTTCACCCCGCCGCCCGTCTGGGCCGCGTAGTCGAGGGTGCGCAGGACGTGCTGCTCCACGCTGTCGGCAGCGCCGtgctgctgggccagcagcCCCTCCAGCTGCACGAACAGCCCGCGCAGCTCCAGCATCTGcgcctccagctccagcagctgccgcTGCCGAGCCTGGGCCAGGCCCAGGTGATGCTTGGCCTTGAGCTCCTCCAGGTCGCGGCCGACGATGCGAGGCCCCTGGGGGCTCTCGGCCAGCAGATCCACGTCCTGGGCGCCCAGGTTGATGCCCGCCAGCTCCGCCTGCCTCTGGATCTGCTCCTTCAGCCGGTGCCGGTAGCGGCTCTCCCGGGCGTAGTGGCGGGCGAGGACGGCGCCGTAGCGgcgcagcagcagccacagctgggtcTGGCGGACGCGGGGCCCCGCTCGCCCCGAGCCCCCGACCGGGGCCGCCGGCAGCGCTCCCAGCCGGGGCTGCAGGGCCGCGGCCTGGCGGGCGAAGGCGGCCCGGGCCGCGCCGAGGCCGCTCTTCTCGCGGGCGATGCTCTCCTCCGAGGTGCAGCACAGCACCGACTGCTGCGTCCTGTCGATGCTCTCCgagagctgctccagccgcTCCAGCGCCCGCCACAGCTCGGCCGCCTCCCGCAGCGCCCGGCCCACGGGGCTGGCGTCGTCCCCGACGAACGCGGGGTTGTCGAAGCGCAGGGAGTCGTCGTGCGGGTCCCCCTCGGCCGCCACTCGCTGCTGCAGCTCCGCCAGCCGGTCCCTCATGCTCCGCGGGGCTCCGGCACCGTCTGCGGCGATACGTGTGAGGCTGGAGCTCCTGCGGGAGCGCTGCGAGCCTTCCCTGCTGGCGCCAGAGCAAATATTGATGGAGGAGGGCAGGTCCTGCGTCAGCCCCGGGCCGGCCACCGCCGGCGGAGGGAAGGGCTCGTCCCGGGCAGAGCGGGAGGAAGGCCCGGGCCGGGAGCGCTGCCAGCACCGCCCGCACCTGCGTCACGGGACGGGCTCCGGCTCCTCACCTGATCCGCCGAGGCTCGGCACAAAGACGCTTTTATTCACCCAGAAACGAGGACACCCAGAAGTCCCGTCAGACGAGGCACGGAGGGGGTGGCCCGCCCGGCACCCCCGGCCTTCCAAAGGGCTCCAGCCGGCTCCAAACTGCCGCCGGCCTCACCGCGTGCCCAAACCCAGCTCCCGCTTGTAGCACATGAAGGGCAAATGGCACAGAGTCACTGACTCTGCCCAGCTGGCAGGGACCCGCAGGGATCACGGAGCTCAGCTCCcggccctgcacagcagcatcccccaaaatcccaccctgggcctGAGGCGCTGCCCAAACACTCCTGGAACTCGGGCCGTGCCGTTCCTGTTGTGAGCTGGACACGGGGGATGGAGGCAAAGCTtggcctctccctgctctgcgGGTCGGGAAGGCTCCGGGGCCACACGGTGCCCGCGATGTCACCGGCAGCGCCCCGCACGCCTGGAGCATCATCGGGGTGAATTCAAAAAGGTGCTCCTGGgcttttccaggctggaaatgAGCGCTGGGATGAGCCAGCTGTCCCGACATCACTGCAAGGCAGTGTTGAGTCCACTCACTTCTGAAATGCATAAAAATCACAGCTGAATTCTAAGATATGtataaaaaatacctttaaaaaggTACTTCTACAAAATGCATTTCCAAAGTGCACGGGAAAAACAGTTGTTCTCTACAGCCCTGGTATtttatataatgtattttatataatgtattttataaCGTGCATTATCCCATATGACCTAAACATGGTGATATAAAGTATACAACAGCTATGGTATAATATCAGTATAATATCAAATCAATATTATATCGACAGAGGGACAGCCAAGGGAGGTTTAGCAAAGGTCAAGCAGCTCTGAAGGGAGTGGAATTCCTTCCCTCCAATGCCCAATGCCATCTGATGGATGTACATGAAGGGGGGCTCCAGCATCTCTGCAAAACAAGTTTAATTTTGTTCTCTGTAaccatcaattaaaaaaaaaaagagagaaaaaaaaaagaagaaaaaaaaagaaaaagccctttTGTCCCTGGGGTTTGGAGGATAAGTGTTGTGTTAAAATGGAGATATTCATTCCTATTGAGGAGGAAATGCCACTGGAATCAGCACAATAAAGTAAGTGAAATGTCAAGTAAGTCAGCAGATTAATGAGGGGAAAAGTCAAAATAGAGtgacagaatcccagaatcattcatgctggaaaaggcctcccagaccactgagtccaacctgtgcccaccttgtccccagcccagagcactgagtgccacctccagtccttccctggacacctccacGGGTGAggattccaccacctccctgggcagccccttccaatgcctggccaccttttccaggaagaaattcctgctgagtTTATTCCGTATATTTATTGTCAGCACCTGCCCCTGGCCGAGCATGGAGCTCCCCTGGCAGTTCTACACAAACCCAGCCCCAtccacccccaaaaatccctgtttAAACAATGTTATCACTGCTATTTAACCACGGCGAGAGCAGAGGAGCAATTCCTTGTTTCCCATGAAATATCCCTTAGGTAACAGGTACAACCTTCCCCCCTGGAGCTGTCACCCCCTGAACCCACCCTTGTCCCACATGGCCGAGGGACCTTGCCCAgagcctcctcctctgctcctttcatggcatttttagccatttcacagcacttttaggcattttccccttctcttccaATAAATCATTAGCTGATtctatcctttttttcccagaaaaatgggattttggagCCAGATTGGATGGTGACTGGGGGAGGGTCTccatcccatcctgctcaaGACCTTCACAGAGTATAAAAGCTTCTCTATCCGTTTATAAATAAAGTTTCTATATCCAGTTTATAAAACTTCCAATTAAAACTATAAACTTATCCAGTTGCatcaaaaagtaattttttttacattaaaacacCCATTTAACCTacttttttaaccttttaatgTGTCAACTACTCAGGAAGCAATGCAAAACCAAAGTAAgagtttctctttttatttttttttattaagacaatcccacagctggaaaatgaaacatCCTAGATTACATCAGTGACTTCAAAAAAACtctagaaaaaaatctttacaaatTTACATTTGTACAATACAAAAAACTAACAGCTCATTGCATATAAATATTACATTTGGTCTGCCAACATGTGGCATCAAAATCCCTGAAGTATTCATTAAAGGGACCTGAGATAGCGGATGTGAAGATATGGGCATAAAtatcacctgaaaaaaaataatatagaaagTAGACATAATTCTAATAGTTTTGTGCATTTTTGGAGTATTTTAAATCCAGAACATGACCTGGAGAGCCTAAATAATGTGAATTTTGCTTTGACATTGAGTGGTATTTCTACATGAAATCTGCTCTAATGACTCATGGAGGAATGAAGAGCCTGAAGTaatatttctacagaaaaaataatcctcAGACATTGAGTTCTGAACACACCCGAGCAGCCACCACTCTCTGAGGAAGAATTTTAGGAAGAGAAACGGCGGATTTGGATTTTTACCTGCAAATATTCCGGCAGGATttcacccccaccccccaaacAGCTCCTCACAgacccaaaacccaggaagaTCCGCAGTGCTTGCCAGTGAAAACCCCCAAACTGAGGAACTGCTCCTGATTTCCCACTGGTGGAATTAATTCCCAACTATTCACACATTTGGCAGCTCCCCAGCGTGGCTGCAGTTACTACCAGGAGTAGCAACTCCAAGTGCTTGGTTTGCCTTGGAAGTCTCACAGACTCGGATCAGGTACCCACATCCACacacaaaaatgtatttcagcacCATTTTTAGAACACTAGAGTTAAGGCTGTGACAGCAATTCCCACTGGAAATCTAAATTTTTCAGGGATTCATAGCACAGTTGTGTGAGTTCGCTGTGGGCCGAACATGACGTAGTAAAAATATACAAGCTTCCAACAGGTCTTTGCATTTCTAAGActaaaaaaagacaagttttTAGACTAAATTTTGCAGGCTGTTACTTACTGTACATAAAGGAGTTTTTTTACCATGTGTAAACCTCGGATATATTGAAGGGTTGAAAAGTCTCTGTCGCTCATGCGCAGGGATTTGCTATAATACACATTGTAAGAACACAACAACAGCTCCCTACCTATTAAATATAGAGTTAGCCTTGGAGGGTTAACTGCTCCTTCAGGAAATCATCAGTATTTTATAAAACTCTGCaggatgttttttaaataaaaagataaaattaagaCATGTAAACACACAAAGATGTTTTTAACCCATGAAATCCATGACAGGATGCTCCAGGCATCAGGACACAACATCCTCAAACCTACAGCCGTTCACTTTTCCCTGGTGTTCACCACTCAAAGATGGAATGAATCTAGTTTTTATCAAAAATTAGTGATTTACACTGATTTTCTCATGttaatattctgtgatttggaGCACAGAGACATTCCTGATAGATCCAAATGCTTTGCAAGGGTCATCTTGTTTTTGGGAGTCAAGAGAGCctccaaatatttaaaaatttaaattaattaaaaccacTCTCCCACACCCCTGGTGCCAGCTCTTTTCCATGCACTCTGAACTACTCAGTCCTTCTGCTTCCccacaggaggagcagctgagatggACATTGAGGAAAACATTCCAGGAAAATTTAACTGCAAACAGGACACAGAATTTGAAGCAGTCAAAAATCTTCCAAGAATTATTTCTCCCCAATTCTTCTTAGCTTTAGTCTGCAGGGTAGGGGTGGTTGGGATTAGGGGGTGGCCTCAGCTTGGCTGATGGAGAAAGGAGTGATGGAAAGAGGGAGGAGGGATAAAACTGCCCAAATCCATCCAAATTCAAGCACCAACAGAAAGATTTGGATTAAACCTAACAGCCTGGCAGGccagctgaaataaaattcatCACAATATCCAAAGTTTCCaggagaataaataaatagcctATAAAAGGAAACTACAGGACAGAGGTGGGGCAtggcaaagaggaaaataaactgatggagaaaataaaaagcagataaagtttcagctggaaaatggaattattaaggttggaaaaggctcCAAGATCGTCAAGTCCAAACTTCAACCACATCCCATCAGGGCCACTGAACCACCAAGGGCCACATGTGCTCAGCTCTTGGATGGTgactctgccacctccctgggcagcctcttccaatgCCTGGccactctttccatgaaaaaaatttccctaatatccaagACAACAGCACATCACTACTGCCAAACAAGCTTTGCCATCCATGCCCCAGGCTGCAGAGAAAGGggagcactgcagggacagtggATTGGGGCTGGGAGAAGCTGAGAGCAAAGACACACAAGATTTCAGCCCTGTCTCTGTGGAGGATGGAGTGTGGGGGCCTGGGGCCTttcccaaggtgtccccaagggcccTGAGGTGCCCCAGCAGCTCGGGATTGGGATGTGCCAGCGGGACAGCTCAAGGGAACAGAGGcaccagtgcccaaacacctgCAGGAACCGAGGAGCCTCTGGCCTGCCTGCTCACCCTCAGGAACCCCGTTCACAATCAGACCTTAAATCCCATTCCTTAGGCAGAGTCTGGAGGTTTTTGTTGAGGGTGCAAGGAAAGACAGCACATTCCTGACTctgcagcctgcccagagcTCGGCAGGGTCTGGAGCAGGGAGACTTTGGATGGTTGAAATCACTTTAAATCCTGCTTCTGCTGCACCTGGTAGGCTCATCCTAAGTTTACCACACCCATTAAGGGGCTGCTGATAGGATCTGGGATTTGAGAGCATCCAAGTTCCTACAAAATGTAATTATTCCACAGAACTATGAGAAATAAACTGCACAACTCAGAGAAAGAATCCAGACACAAATCCAAGCAAAAAGAACAGCTCTAAACCCAAGTTATTTGTCATGCTTATAAAAGGTTctcatgcacaaaaaaaaagcagcttttttttcaatttttacaGTAAATTCTGCTGTCCCAGCACCCCCTGCTCTAACTCATAGTCATGGGACACAGTAATACTTACGCCACAGCAAAGTGATGCTTCACTGGTATCTTCACAGTACAGAGAAAAGATACAGTTAAGAACATAATTAATCTTACTCTAATTGCTGTTAAAATACACCAACTTATAAAATGATTTCTCTGGAATCCCTGTGGTTTCTCTCTCCCCGACCcctacacaaaataaataaggaataaGTGGATTTTCGGCCAGTcagaaatagaggaaaaaagcatttcttttgcatttcaaGCTTTTCAGGCTTTAGGATAGAACCCATAGTGTTTACATTAGCTCACAGGACTGATCTAAGGGATATGATTCCAACTATGGACTGATGCATACATGCTATTCCTGGTTACCATATGTAAAAAGACCAATCAGTCAAACAAATAATACATTtcttataaatataaatgtgtgtatatatacagatatatgaGAGAGATGATAGGACAGGTGTTTATACTTTAAAGCCCAACACAGAACTAGGAAAGCCTCTGCACttggttttttccccacccCCCATCAAAAACCAAATCAAGTCTAGCAATGGATTACAGCTGATTCCAAACagtccttaaaaaataaaaagtgtggGTTTTGTACGGTACCATAAACTCATATTAATGAGCAATTTAGGATATACTCTCCTCCATCACAAAACTAAACCtctgcttcttttattttcaagtcTTTTTTGCATCTaactaggatttttttttttttttttggaaagcgAGATAAAATAGCTAGTGCTTAATATAGAAAgtcaaaaattaaattccttctGCATCTG is a window from the Vidua macroura isolate BioBank_ID:100142 chromosome 14, ASM2450914v1, whole genome shotgun sequence genome containing:
- the LOC128814552 gene encoding syntaxin-1B-like; the protein is MRDRLAELQQRVAAEGDPHDDSLRFDNPAFVGDDASPVGRALREAAELWRALERLEQLSESIDRTQQSVLCCTSEESIAREKSGLGAARAAFARQAAALQPRLGALPAAPVGGSGRAGPRVRQTQLWLLLRRYGAVLARHYARESRYRHRLKEQIQRQAELAGINLGAQDVDLLAESPQGPRIVGRDLEELKAKHHLGLAQARQRQLLELEAQMLELRGLFVQLEGLLAQQHGAADSVEQHVLRTLDYAAQTGGGVKRARKYQRPSRLSALLTAALGLCSCCPCLPCPGRGLR